The Elusimicrobiaceae bacterium genome segment AACTCCTCAAGATCCTTTATATCAAGCTGCTGCTGGCGGTACTCTTTTTCCAGCCGCTCGCGCGCGGCTTCGCGCTCCACCAGAAAATAGTCGTAATTGCCGTTATAGACCTTCAGACTCCCGTTTTCCATGCTGACGATTTTGTCGCAGACGGAATTGATAAAATGCCGGTCGTGCGAAATCATGAAAACCGAACTGCGGCAGTATTTGAGATAATCCTGCAGCCACAGCAGCGAATCGAGATCAAGGTGGTTGGTCGGCTCGTCCAGCAGCATCAGGTCGGGCCGGCTGACCAGCAGGCCCGCCAGCGCGGCGCGCATGACCCAGCCGCCGCTCAGGGTGGACAGAGCCCGCTCGAAATCGCTCTGCTTAAACCCGAGGCCGGTAAGGATCTGCTTGGCCTCGGCCTCGGTTTTCCCGTCGGGATATTCCACCTGGCTCAGCGCCTGCGCCAGCACCGTGCCGCCCATCGAAGGCGGCGCTTCCTGTGGCAGATAACCCGTTCTATAGCCTTTTCTGATAACGATATCGCCGGAATCAGGACGCTCCCAGCCCAGAATAAGTTTGAAAAGCGTACTTTTGCCGGCCCCGTTGGGCCCGACCAGCGTAAGCCGGTCGCCTTCGTTGATCTGGAGTGTGGCGTCCTCAAAAAGCATCTGTTTGCCGAAGGATTTAGCGAGTTGGTTAAGCGATATCATTTTTTTATTGTCACCATCGAAAGATCGAAAATTTCGGAATTGAAAACCACGTTAAGATTCTTCTCGTTGCAGTCGCCCACGACACAGGTATCCGGCTCGAGCGCGCCGGCCCAGCGCGCAAATTCGCCTTTCGGAAACGCCACTATCGAAATCTTCTCCGGGCGGGAAACCTGCTCCGTCACCGTCTGCAGGATCCGCTCGCCTTCGAAAGGCGACTCGGCTATGATCGTTACCGGCACGTCCTGCACACGCTTGCTCAGCTTGTTCAGTTTCAAAAACGGCGTGCGCCCGCATTCTATCCAGCGCGACAGCTCGCAGTACTCGTTTGTGCACAGCAGGTCGGGATAAAAATCCCAGTTGGCCATTGCGACATGCCTGGGCCCGGCGTCAAGCAGCGGAGTTTCGTTCCAGTAAAGGCAGATGCCCAGCAGTTTAAGCGCAAGATGGGAATCGGTTTCCTCGTCCCGGGCAGAAAGCATCATCTTGCGTAATGTTCCGTTCAGCTGGAGTTCGCAGCGCGCGCGCATATATACATTATCGCAAATTGAGCCGGCCCGGTACAGTTCCCTTTTGCGTTATTGCCTGCAAAATATTGGTATTATGTAGCTATGAAACTAATATTTCCCCTGCTCGCGCTGCTCGCCTGCGGCGGCTGCGCGTTACCGGGCGGCGCGGTCAAACCCGAAAACGGCATGGTTTTCGCCGCGGCTTACGCCAATTTCCAGGCGCGGCTGACCTGGAGCGAATATACCGGGCCCGGATTCTCGGCTTACCGGCTCGTTAAAAGCAGCTCGGACCGGAACCCCGCCTGCGCCGCCGCGCCCGTCATCATGACCGAACACGACAGCACCGTTAAAACTTTCACGGACAGCAGCCTTGAAACCGGCGAATACTATTACCGGCTCTGCGTTGACAAAACCGACGGAACGACCCTGCAAAGCGAGGTGGAGCGGGTCTTCGTGAAATACGGCGCGTTTGAGCAGGATGTTCCCGGCCCGTCCGCTTTTTAATATAATTTCCGAAAGGAGCCTGACCATGCGAAAACTTGAAATGACGCCTAACGACAGCACCCGGCTGTTCCAGCTTTTGCGCAGTGTGGATTTTTTTGAAGGCATGACGATGGGCCAGCTTCAGCTGGTCGTGCCCCATATCATGATGGTGCAGTACGAGGCGGGCGAAAAAATAGTGACGCAGGGCGAGAAAGGCGATTCGTTTTATGTGGTGGCGGACGGCGATCTGAGCGTTACGGTAAAAAAAGGTTTCTTCGGAAAAAAAGAACTGGCGCGGCTGGCATCCGGCGATTTCTTCGGCGAAATGGCGCTTATTGACGCCTCGCCCCGCAACGCCACTGTTACCGCCCTGACCCAAGCACGCCTGTTTGTGCTGTTCTCGCACCAGTTCGTGGCGGTGATGAATTCAAATCCGGATTTTGCCAGCCATATATTGCGGGTCGCGCAGGAACGCAAGCTCTCCGGCCGGTAAAGTTTTTCCTGCCAATAAAAAAGCCCCGCTTTCGCGGGGCTTTTTTGCGTTAAAACAGGGATCAGGAAAGTTTCACCAGCGAGTCCAGCCCCGCCAGATGAAACACCTTCTGCACAAACGGGGCCGTGTTCACCACCTCGAATCTGTCCTTGCCGAGCTTTTGAACCGCCGCAAGGCAGATCCGCAGAAAAGCGGAACAGATATACTCGGTATCGCGCAGATCGAACACCACCGGCCCGGACGACGCCAGCACTTCGTTCTCCACATCATGCTGGTACTGCTGGCAGACCGTGGTTTCAACCCTGGAGGGGAAAGTGCAGACAAGTTTTCCGTTTTGCGTTTTAAACTGTATCATGGCGGCTCCTGCAATCTATTCTAGCAACTGTCTTCCCCATCAGTCAACCGGCCCAGCCGCACGCTCATCAGCTGGCGGTTAAGCTGCGCGCCGGTTATGACCATTGCGCCCAGCAGATAAAACCATGTCATCAAAACGATTATGCCGCTGAGCGTGCCGTACAGCAGCGTATAATGCGCGTACCTGGAAAAATAAAACTTGAACCCTTCGGAAATGGTGAACCACCCGATTATCGTAAACACCGCGCCCGGCAGCGCCACCCGCACTTTCCGCCGGTTGCCCGGCCCGAACCGGTATAGCAGAAACAGGCAGATGATCATCATGCCCAGCGCGATAACCCAGCGGTACCAGCCGAACACGAAATTGAAAAACAGATAAAACCCGGTCAGGCTTATCAGCATTTCACGCACAACCGGGCCCACCACCAGCACCATGATGCCCAGCATGATAACCAGTTCCAGCGCGAGCGTAAGCACCAGCGAAACGGACTTTCTGGCCCAGTAAGGCCGCCGGTCGGCAATGCCGTAAATATTGTTGATCGCCGACATCAGGGACGAAACCGCCACCGACGCGCCCCATAACGACATCACCAGCGTGATAATCCCCAGCCATTCCGGCGGCCGGTAGAAAATGTTATGCATGTTGCGCATCACCAGCGGCGACACATAGGACGGCAGAAACAGCTCCAGCTTCGCAAGCATCGCACCTTCGCCGCCGCTCTTTATGAAATGGCCCGACATCCAGCCCAGAAATATCAGAAACGGAAACAGCGCGAACATGCAGAAAAAAGCCAGCTCAGCCGCCAGACTCACCGTGGACGAGGCAATCATGCAGCCCGAGGTGTTTTTCACTACCGGCCAGTAACGGTTCCAGAACATGCGCGTGAACTTTTTGAATTTCATATGCGGAACGATACATATAATGCCTTTTTTTAAAACCGTCCGCAAACCGCCGCCTTTTTCCGGCAGGCGCAGGCAGCCGGACGGAACCGCTTTGTCCGCGCACGTCAGGCGGAACCGGATAGCATCAACCGCAATGGTCACACGCCGAGCCTTGTCGCGCGCGCCGCCCAGGGCAGGGGAGGAACAAAACCCGCTGTCCTCAAAAAACATATAATGGTAGCCGGATTTCGTTTTCCCGGAGGCCGCCATGCAACCAGTTATCGAAGTGAAAAAACTCTCGCCCGCCGCACTGCTGCCGCGCCGGGAGCACCCGACGGATTCCGGCGCCGATCTGTTCACGCCGGCCGCCGTTGCGCTCGAGCCGGGAGCGACTGTCAAAATACCGACGGGAATCGCCGTATGCCTGCCGGACGGAACCAGCGGCATTGTCTGGGGCAAAAGCTCGCTCGAAGCCAAGGGCCTTAAGATAATGGCCGGGCTCATAGATTCTTCTTACCGCGGCGAAATCATCGTGTGCATGCACAATCTGTCCGCCCGGCGGTTCGAATTCGAACGGGGCCAGAAAATCGCCCAGCTCGTGGTGCTGCCGACAGTTTATCCGGCATTTACGGAAACAGGCTGCCTGCCGGAAACCAAACGCGGAGCAGGCGGGTTCGGCAGCACCGGCTGCCGCTGACGCGCCTGACGGATAACGGACACGAGAGGAGCGGCGGATAATGATCGCACATATTGACATGGACGCCTTTTTCGCCGCCATCGAACAGCGCGACAATCCCGCCCTGAAAGGCAAGCCGGTAATCATCGGGGCCGACCCGAAAAACGGCGCGGGCCGGGGTGTTGTTTCCACCGCGTCTTATGAAGCGCGCGCATACGGAATCCGCTCCGCCATGCCGATATCGCAGGCTTACCGCATTTGCCCGGCCGGCATCTTCCTGCCGCCTGACATGGCGAAATACGGCGCGGTATCCCGCCAGATACAGGCCATCCTGGGCGAATTCACCCCGTCGGTCGAGCAGGTTAGCGTGGACGAGGCGTTTATGGATCTGGCAGGTCTGGAAAAACTGTTCGGCCGGCCCGAAGAAATCTGCCGCAAAATAAAGGCGCGGATAAAGGCAGCGACGGGCCTGACGGCTTCGATAGGACTGGCGCCGGTGAAATCGGCCGCAAAAATCGCGTCCGACATGAACAAGCCGGACGGGCTTACGGTTGTCCCGCCCGGTCAGCTCAGGCAATTTCTGGCTCCGCTCGATATCGCGAAATTATGGGGGCTGGGCGCCAAATCGAAAGAAATACTTAACCGGGCCGGTATTTTCACCGTTGCCCAGCTGGCGGCCAGAAAACCTTCCACCATTGAAAGACTGCTGGGCCGTAACGGATTATTTCTTCTTGAGCTGGCAAACGGAATTGACGGACGCAGGGTGGAACCGGGCGGCGCGGTCAAATCCGTCAGCAATGAAATCACTTTTGAAACCGATACGGCGGATGAAACGGCGATCCACGCCGCATTATCCCTGCTTGCCGAGAAAGTATCGCACCGCCTGCGCCGCAAAGGCCTGAAAGGCTCGACACTGGGAATCAAAATCCGGTTCGACGATTTCACCACTTTCACCCGCGCAAAAACACTCTCCGAACCGACCAATTTCGAAAACGCCATTTTATCGGGCGCGGCGGAGCAGTTTGGGAAATTCCTGCCGCTCACCCGCCCGGTCAGGCTGATAGGGATACGGGTTTCAAATTTCCCCGTCCAGCCGCAGGCACCCTGTCTTTTTCCTGACGCACAGGCCGAAAAAAACGAGAAACTACACCGCGCCGTAGACTCGATACGTCTGCAATTCGGGTTCCGCTCCGTACGCCGCGCGGGCTCCCGCAAAACAGACGGCGAATAAAAACCGTTCTGCATGCACCGGCAGTTCCACCGCCTTTCATGCGAAACGGCGCGCGCATTGCGCCGGAAATGTTATATGTTATAATTTTATATATATAGGAAGCGTGCGGGAGAGAGCGTTTATGGAAACCAGTATCGGAATAGCCGTTGTGGGTGCGGGAGCGTCGGGCCTGATGGCCGCGCTTACCGCGGCGCGCGCCGGCGCGCAGGTTACGGTGATAGAGAAAAATACGGTGCCCGGCAAAAAACTGTCCGCCACCGGCAACGGACGCTGCAACCTCACCAATCGCAACATGGGCCGGCAGTTTTACAGCGGCGACGAAGTCTTCGTCACGCGGGTGCTCGACTCTTTCGGCGTGGATGAGGAACTGGCGTTTTTCGAAGCGCTCGGGCTGGTGCTGAAAACCGATCCCGACGGGCGCGTGTTCCCGGTGTGCGAACGGGCCACCGCAGTAACATCCGTTCTGGAACTGGCGCTGGAAGAGGCGGGCGGAAAACTGCTTGCCGCCGCGGCGGTGGAATCCATACGAAAAACGGACGGAAAATTCACGCTTGCGCTGTCAAACGGCAATTCCCTGCGGGCGGATAGCGTCGTGCTGGCCTGCGGCTCCCATGCGCATCCGCAATTAGGCGGCTCGGAAGCGGGCAACCTGCTCGCGACCGGGTTCGGCCACAAGCTGAAAAAACCGATCCCCGTGCTGGTGCCGCTTCTGGTAAGGCAAAAGGGCATTGCGCGGCTTCAGGGCATAAGGGTCAACGCGGAGCTGTCGGCTTTCAGCGAAAGCAGGGAACTGTGCCGCGCCAATGGCGAACTGCTCTTCACCGCATACGGAATTTCCGGCCCCTGCGCAATCAATTTAAGCGCCGGAGTGGTGCCGGTATTAATGGAGAACCGCCCGGTCACCGTAAAAATGAACCTGTTCCCCGGTAAAACGACGGAGGATCTGGCGGAATTCATGACAGCGCGCAGAAACAGTCTGCCCGACCGGAAAATCAAACGGTTTTTCACCGGCTGGCTGCATGAAACGCTGTCAAACCTGCTGATTGATTTTATCGGCGTGGAAAAGAACAAAACCGCCGCGGAACTGAGCGCGAATGAAATCGCGCATCTGGCAAAAACGCTCTGCGGCTGGGAATTCGACATAACCGGTTCCGGCTCCTGGCGCGAAGCCATGTGCGCCTGCGGAGGGGTGGAAACCTCCACGATAGACCCCGACACGATGCAGTCGCTGCTGGAGCCCGGCCTGTACATAACCGGCGAACTGCTGGATGTGAACGGTTTGTGCGGCGGCTACAATCTGCATTTTGCATGGGCAACTGGCCGGCTTGCCGGGAAAAACGCGGCCCGATAGCATATTATGAGCACGGAAAATTTCTATAAACCCCCGACGCCAAAAGCGCTGACAGACAGCGAACCCGCGGGACAGACGGAACACGGCGATGTCACTATTCGCAAAAGCATGCGCCATGTGCCGCTAAACCCGTCGGACAGGGGCGAGCTGGAGCTGGTTTACTACCGGGGCGGACGCGAAGTGGCGCGTGAAACGGTTGATGAAAATTCCGAAACAATCCTGCTGGCGGGCCTGATTCCAGACGGGCCCGTAAAAGAATATCAGAACGGTCAACTGTTCTTCGAGGGCAATTACGCGAACAGCCAGCCGCACGGGCTGACGCGCTATTATTTCGAAAACGGCAAGCCCGAAATAGAAAAAAACTACAAGCACGGCATGCTCGACGGCCGGGCAAGGGTTTATCACGAGAACGGGCAGCTGCGCCTTGAAACCGTTTATGCCGACGGCAAGCGCAACGGCATCCAGCGCAAGTATTACGAGAGCGGCCGGGTGCGCGAAGACGGCTGTTACGCGAACGGGCACAAAGACGGCCTGATCAGGATTTATGCGGAAAACGGACTGCTGGTTTCCGCCATAATCTACAAAAACGGCAACGCGGACGGCTTGGCGCAGCTGTATCACGAATCCGGCAAGCAGTCATGGGAAGTTCCTTATTGCGGCGGAATGCCAGAAGGCATAGCAAAACGCTTCAACACCGCCGGCATTCTGATCGAAGAATGGTATTATGTGCGCGGCGAAGTGGTATGCAAGCGCAAGTTCAACGCCAGAGGCAAGATTGTCACGGACTGGAATCTCGATGCCGTAAAACGCGCCAAAATTATCGAATACATGGCCTCCTCCTCCGGAAATCACACGCCTGAAGAAGATGACGCATAGACAGCCTGCCAGAACCATTTGCGACAACGAAGGCCGCATCGGCTCCGCCGCGCCGGGATTCGCCGCGGCCTGCGGACTGAACCCTGCCGCGCTTAACGGCACTTCGCTGTTCGATCTGGTGCCGACCAACTGGCAGTCCGACGCGATAAAGGCTTTCTGCCGCGCGCTGACCTGCAAAGACAACTGCAACTACGTCTTCCCCGTGAAAACGGTGGAAAACCAGACCGCGCCGGCAAGGCTGTCGCGCCGGGGCAGAGGCGCCATTACGCTGGAATTCGCCGAGCCGGGGCCGGGCCATATCGCCAGCCGGTTTTTCGACGCCTGCCCGGATCCCTGCTTTGTGCTGGATTCACGGCTGCGCATCCGCGACGCAAACCGCGCGGCCACGCTGTTTTACGGGATAGGCAAATTTGACCTGCAGTCGCGGAATTTCGAATCGCTGGGCGGGCTGCCGAGGCAGGCGTTCCGTCCGGATGAAACGGCGGGCAAATGCACTGTCCGCCATACAAATTCCGAAAAAGAACCGCGCGATCTGGAAATCACCTGGAACGGCGTTGACAACGGGTTTTTCGCCAGTCTGCATGACAATACCGGCCTGCGGCGGGAAAACATCACGCTGCGGGAAAACGCCGAACGCTTCCGGGTTATGGCGGAGGCGGCGCCCGGCTGTTTCTACATGATCGCGCCCAACTGGAGCCAGGTGTATTTCGCCGGCCCGCTTTTCGAAACCATTTTCATGCGCACGCGGCAAGAACTGTATTCCAATCCCGCGCTGCTGCTTACGGTAATCCATCCGGACGACCGGGAAAAAGCCATGAAAGCCTATTCTTCGCAGTCGGGCGTGGCGGAGTACAGGATAATACTGCCGGGCGGACAGTCACGGACCGTGAGGGATTTCGTGATTCCCGTCCTGGATGATGACGGTGAGGTCAAAGCATACACGGGGTATATAGAAGCTATGGAAGAACTTGATTGCAACGAGAAGGACTACGGGCAGTACCATGCGGGATTTGACGCCAAGGAGCAGTTTCTGGAAAGAAGCGCGCAGCTGGCGCAGATACTGGGTTACGCCGGGCCGCAGGAACTGATGGCCGTGCCGCCGGACCGGTTATACGCCGATCCCGCGCGCAGGGCGGAGCTGCTGCGCCGGCTGTCGGCCAACGGATATCTGCGCGAGGAACAGGTGGAATATCGCGCAAAGGACGGGCGGCTCATGTGGGTTTCGGTCAGCGCGGATCACAGCCGCGCCGACGGACAGGACTGGCTCGACACCATTGTCAAAGACATTACCGCCATCAAGGAAACGGAACTGTATATTCAACGCCAGCAGCAACCGCAGCAGAATCTTACACCGGTTTTTTCCGAACTGGCCAGCGGGTTCGCGATGGCCGATATAGTCATGGACGACAGGCCGCGCTTCAAGTTCACCGCCTGCAACTCCGCTTTCGAACGGATTGCGGGCGTGGAGGAACCGCGCATCGTGGGCCGGTTCGCGGACGACGTGTTCCGCAAGAAAAGCGTGCGCCGCGCGATCGCCGTTCTGCAGGACGCCGCGGTTAAAAACATGCCGGTCAATTTCAACTACACCACGACGGCCGGGGTTCATTACCGCATATCCGTATTTTTTCCCGCGCCGGGCGAACTGGCCGCGGTGCTCACAGACATCACGGAAATGCGCCGCACCCAGGAGGAACTTGAACAGTCGCACCTGAAACTGCGCGAACTGACCGCAAAACTCCAGCATGCAAGGGAGGAGGAACGCCGCGTGATCTCCCGCGAACTGCACGACGGGCTGGCCAGCCGCCTTACCGCCGTCAAGCTCGCGCTCGGCACCGCGCGGGAACTGGCGGCCGAAACTGTTAAAACCGGGACTGACCGGGCGTTGCGGATCAAGCTGGCGGATGTTGAAAAACGCATCGAGGAAATCATGCAGGAAACAAAGCGGATCGCGGCCAGCCTACGCCCGCCGGTGCTCGACGATCTGGGGTTTCCGGAGGCTGTCCGGCTGCTGGTGGACGATTTCCGGGCGGTTTCCGGGATCGGCTGCCGCCTGCGTGTTGACGCGGTGTGCCGCTCCATGCCCGCCGCCCACACCACCGCCGCGTTCCGGATACTGCAGGAATCGCTCGCCAACATAATCAGCCATTCAAAAGCCGAGCGCGCCAAGGTTGGAGTGACCTGCCATGACGGAATGCTGATACTGGCGGTCGAGGACAACGGCCGCGGAATCGCGGAAGAAACCCTGAATTCCCGGAAATCACTGGGCATACTGGGCATGCGGGAACGCGCGGTCGCGCTAGGCGGCGAGCTGAAAATAGTTACGGGCCAGAACAAAGGCACCCGGATTTGCGCGCATATTCCGCTGGGCGGAAACTGCCCGCCGGACAATCCCTGACCGGCGCATTTTTCACCACGTCTGCAAAAAAACTGGACTCGAAACCATGACAAAAAGCCAAATTGACTTCCGGGTACGTTGTTACGAGCAGGATTTCAAAGGCCGCATCCGCCCCGGCGCCATCTTCAACTGGTTCCAGGATGCGGCCGGCAAACAGTGCCTGAAACACGGCGTCGCGCTGGAGCAGATCATACCCAGAGGCTATACCTGGGTAATACACCGCTACCGCGTGGTCATCCATAACGCACCCGTCTACACCCAGAAATGCAGGGTGATAACATGGGCGTACCCAAAACGCGATCTGATTTCGATACGGGATTACGCCATCGAGTCCGAAACCGGCGAACGGCTGGTTTCCGGCACCAGCGAATGGGTGCTTCTGGACATGAAAACCCTGCGCCCGCTGCCGTTAAGCACCATACTGGCTGATTTCCCCGTCTGCACCGAAAGCGCGGCGGAAAGCGGCAGGACGATCAAACTTCCGCCGGGCCTTGCGCCGTGCAAAAAAACCGAATTTGACACGCCGGTCTGGGCACTCGACGGCAACCGCCACATAAACAATTCCGCGTACGTCATCTTCGCTTATGAGAACATGTTCCCGGATGTAACCGCCGGGCACCAACTCCGCGAAATCGAAGTGAACTATAAAAAACAGGGCTTTTACGGACAGCAGCTTGCCAGCAAGGCGTTTAAAATAAGCGACACGCAATACCTGCACAGCGTTGAACTTGCCGATACAGGCGAACCGCTCGCGCTGCTCAAAACCGTATGGGAAAATGACGGTTAGCGCAAGCGCGGCGCACAATATCGCGAGGGTACTGTCTAAACGGGGATTCTGCTCGCGGAAACAGGCCGTTGCATATGTGCTGGCGGGCCGCGTGAAACTTAACGGCAGAACCGTCCGGGATCCGGGCGAACGGGTCCTCAACGCCGATAAGATACAAGTGGACGGAAAAACCGCCGCGGCACACGGGAAAATTTACATTATCTTGAATAAACCGGCAGGCTGTGTAACCACCAGAAGCGACGAACTCGGCCGCAAAACGGTATACGATTATCTGGGGGACATGGGGCAGTGGGTTTTCCCGGTGGGCAGGCTGGATCTGGAGTCAGAAGGGCTTTTGCTCTTTACCAACGACACCGCTTTCGGAAACAGGCTCACCGACCCGCGTTATAAAACACCCCGCACCTACGAAGTCACGCTGGACGGCGCGCTTGCGCCCGCTGCGCTTGACAACATACGGCGCGGCGGCGTGGCTATCGGACGGGGGGAAACAACCGGCCCCGCATCCGTAACCGTCATTGACGAAAAAACCGGCGCCTGCACCGTCAAAATAACTCTTGCCGAAGGCAAGAACCGCGAACTGCGCAGACTGTTTGAGGTTTTCAACAGAAAAGTCCTGCGGCTGCTGCGGACCGATTTCGGCGGCTATAAGCTCGGCAGCACTGCGGCCGGCCGCTGGCGCAGCTGCGCGCCGCCCGACGCGGCGGCAACGCACGGCATATGCACGGGGCGACCCGGCCCGCGCGACAGGCGGAAAACACCGTCGAAAACACGGCCACCCGCTCACGTCCGCCCGACGCGGCGCAACGGGCGCCAGCGCCCGATGGCGTGGCGCGGGGCAAATGTTGTAAACTGAACAGCAATTCTGCGGATCAGCGCAGGTATACACGCTTAGAGGCGACGATGAACAGACAGCATAAAAGCATTCACACGAAAATCATCATAGGCCTGGCGGCCGGCATAGCGCTTGGAGTAATCTGCAAATGGCTGCTGCCGGCCCACGAGCTTGACTGGATTGTTTCGCATATAGCAAGGCCGGCGGGCCAGATTTTCCTCAAACTGCTGTTTTGCGCGGTCGTGCCGCTGGCGGTAGCGGCGATAACCCTAGGAATCGCCAACATGGGTTCCACCGAACGGATTGGCCGGGTGGCCGCCAAGGTTCTGGCTTTGACGGTGCTGTTTTCCGGAACGGCGGTTTTCATAGGCATACTCGGCGTGAATATCACGGGGCCGGGGAGGGGCGTTTCGGCGGAGCAACGGCAGGCGATGCTGGCGAATCTCCAGTCGGGCGACGTGATGGCGGAAATCAAGGCGGCAACCCCGCAACACCAGCCGCTGATTGACTCGGTTGTCGGGCTGCTGCCGAAAAATCCGTTCTCCGACGCGGCCAACGCCTATAACGGCGGCCTGATACCGCTGCTGATTTTCTCGATCATACTGGGGCTGGCCATGAATTCGGTCGCACCGGAAAAAGCCGCGCCGCTTAAACACCTGCTCGAATCTGTGTTCGAGCTGATGACCAGGATAATAGGTTTCGCAATGAAAATCGCGCCTTACGGCATTGCCGGGCTGCTGTTTTCCGCCACCGCAGGCGCGGGCATAAGCGCGATCGCCATGCTGTTTAAGTATGTGCTGCTGGTGCTGGTCTGCCTGTGCGTGCACATGTTCGGTTTTTATTCGCTGATGCTGCGGCTTATCTCAAAGCATAAACCGCTTGATTTTTTCAGGGCCTGCCAGAACGTCATGGCAACGGCGTTCGCCACAAGTTCCAGCAGCGCGACACTGCCTGTAGCTCTTAAAACGGCCACTGAAAACCTCAAAATACCGCCCCAGATCGCGCAGTTCGTGGTGACGCTCGGCGCCACGACTAACCACAATGGCACCGCGCTGTATGAAGGCATTACGGTGCTGTTTCTGGCGCAGCTGTTCGGGGTTGATCTCTCCATCTCGCAGCAGATTTTCGTGGTCGGCATGTGCGTTATGGCGAGCATCGGCACCGCGGGCGTGCCGGGCGGTTCGCTGCCGTTTCTGGTGGTGGTGCTTCAGTATATAGGAGTGCCGCTCGAAGGCATAGGAATAATAATGGGGCTGGACCGTCTGCTGGACATGTGCAGGACAGTCATAAACGTGGTGGGCGATCTGGCCGTCGCGGTCTGCATTGCCGACACGGAAAAACGCCTCCCGGCAGCAACCGCAATTTCCTGACTCGTTCGAGTTGTCCGTTCCTCAAATCCCGGGTCAAACCGGGGGGTTGCCGCCTGCAGGGGCATGGTATTTGCTTATTTGGCTAAAAAGACAAATATGTGCTATACTATATGAGGCTGGCGGAATACTAGAGCTTTGCCGCCTGACATCGCCCGGCTCTGTCCGCCGGGAACGACAGGACAGACAGCGCTGCCATTCGCGGGCGCAGCCTGCCATACCGGCCGAAGGGAGCGACTATGAACGGAAACCTCATAAAGCAGGCTGAACTGATCAAATCGCTGGCTCATCCGACAAGGCTGCTTATCATAAAGGAACTGGCAGACGGCGAAAAATGCGTCTGCCGG includes the following:
- a CDS encoding pseudouridine synthase, whose product is MTVSASAAHNIARVLSKRGFCSRKQAVAYVLAGRVKLNGRTVRDPGERVLNADKIQVDGKTAAAHGKIYIILNKPAGCVTTRSDELGRKTVYDYLGDMGQWVFPVGRLDLESEGLLLFTNDTAFGNRLTDPRYKTPRTYEVTLDGALAPAALDNIRRGGVAIGRGETTGPASVTVIDEKTGACTVKITLAEGKNRELRRLFEVFNRKVLRLLRTDFGGYKLGSTAAGRWRSCAPPDAAATHGICTGRPGPRDRRKTPSKTRPPAHVRPTRRNGRQRPMAWRGANVVN
- a CDS encoding dicarboxylate/amino acid:cation symporter, yielding MNRQHKSIHTKIIIGLAAGIALGVICKWLLPAHELDWIVSHIARPAGQIFLKLLFCAVVPLAVAAITLGIANMGSTERIGRVAAKVLALTVLFSGTAVFIGILGVNITGPGRGVSAEQRQAMLANLQSGDVMAEIKAATPQHQPLIDSVVGLLPKNPFSDAANAYNGGLIPLLIFSIILGLAMNSVAPEKAAPLKHLLESVFELMTRIIGFAMKIAPYGIAGLLFSATAGAGISAIAMLFKYVLLVLVCLCVHMFGFYSLMLRLISKHKPLDFFRACQNVMATAFATSSSSATLPVALKTATENLKIPPQIAQFVVTLGATTNHNGTALYEGITVLFLAQLFGVDLSISQQIFVVGMCVMASIGTAGVPGGSLPFLVVVLQYIGVPLEGIGIIMGLDRLLDMCRTVINVVGDLAVAVCIADTEKRLPAATAIS
- a CDS encoding PAS domain S-box protein — encoded protein: MTHRQPARTICDNEGRIGSAAPGFAAACGLNPAALNGTSLFDLVPTNWQSDAIKAFCRALTCKDNCNYVFPVKTVENQTAPARLSRRGRGAITLEFAEPGPGHIASRFFDACPDPCFVLDSRLRIRDANRAATLFYGIGKFDLQSRNFESLGGLPRQAFRPDETAGKCTVRHTNSEKEPRDLEITWNGVDNGFFASLHDNTGLRRENITLRENAERFRVMAEAAPGCFYMIAPNWSQVYFAGPLFETIFMRTRQELYSNPALLLTVIHPDDREKAMKAYSSQSGVAEYRIILPGGQSRTVRDFVIPVLDDDGEVKAYTGYIEAMEELDCNEKDYGQYHAGFDAKEQFLERSAQLAQILGYAGPQELMAVPPDRLYADPARRAELLRRLSANGYLREEQVEYRAKDGRLMWVSVSADHSRADGQDWLDTIVKDITAIKETELYIQRQQQPQQNLTPVFSELASGFAMADIVMDDRPRFKFTACNSAFERIAGVEEPRIVGRFADDVFRKKSVRRAIAVLQDAAVKNMPVNFNYTTTAGVHYRISVFFPAPGELAAVLTDITEMRRTQEELEQSHLKLRELTAKLQHAREEERRVISRELHDGLASRLTAVKLALGTARELAAETVKTGTDRALRIKLADVEKRIEEIMQETKRIAASLRPPVLDDLGFPEAVRLLVDDFRAVSGIGCRLRVDAVCRSMPAAHTTAAFRILQESLANIISHSKAERAKVGVTCHDGMLILAVEDNGRGIAEETLNSRKSLGILGMRERAVALGGELKIVTGQNKGTRICAHIPLGGNCPPDNP
- a CDS encoding thioesterase, with translation MTKSQIDFRVRCYEQDFKGRIRPGAIFNWFQDAAGKQCLKHGVALEQIIPRGYTWVIHRYRVVIHNAPVYTQKCRVITWAYPKRDLISIRDYAIESETGERLVSGTSEWVLLDMKTLRPLPLSTILADFPVCTESAAESGRTIKLPPGLAPCKKTEFDTPVWALDGNRHINNSAYVIFAYENMFPDVTAGHQLREIEVNYKKQGFYGQQLASKAFKISDTQYLHSVELADTGEPLALLKTVWENDG